One part of the Clarias gariepinus isolate MV-2021 ecotype Netherlands chromosome 24, CGAR_prim_01v2, whole genome shotgun sequence genome encodes these proteins:
- the radx gene encoding RPA-related protein RADX — MAKQIPPEPGSGSGTGSGSELFGALEQLCGSRTLRFSPPTPLRAAVLALDRYLGDARAAPDGDGYSYDVTITDAEWRVKCVLAPGLNRLVRVNALRCGSCVLIARLSLVHDETRLRRSCVCIEEARSGSAEPDILQSVRDPEAVRWWTHEAVGSAPPALGDVPLQNGRKHYLSLWNNEDPHGAVWRPHAPPPDVAIDVSKISLLGDLEAFLVSSRRPVPLLVRVLHKSRLRYYGKPGQNIDFPFQAYFEVADQSGVMSMVLWNELCPEWYQRLPVGSVLYLQNYSLKRSYQKRSRPQLGTLPLFFFSSTEICLNPRNPSADITVIPPKSVQPQWSLPEVTYNFITRQEVESLASNQACDVICLVTYVSRVERLRNRGNTVPEKFWTYRWVHAVDGTSDSPFILEVFASSQPEVFNSICPMAYLVCTHMRVCRGAGPSSGSGSTLYLTSSSETQLFITGCHRKQPYVSEPKVKAFIQWTKTLKDSAVLRKTSVGGYYCYPPPPPTFTPNTTSDSTTNDEGASPSLMAVGDLRRELGILQYRERKRVAVQGYITAVQYHRWPPEAPDTTPQHQHHVEEHDSMGVASGSASSVSSGTQGSATSQSDAKRRRVEQGVQKQYWTRAKQQLERQVKEADLGEDEDARRRTDEQDSEALSTPSPRPTESSETEGAVDTQQPPARPAASWESSVWPLVKQDVTDHVRLGPLERDSVSEKFRFDDRDVALRRINLSPAKWSPEQLPDADSDAHVPVNFPGYLTLTLLGMRDPSYARFFYHFYGDRLSVVFCPSGLNHQAALDIFFLPVFCAEDPRAVGTSHCVHDNTLTSCLSTGHVCAQADFSPEAFLSSASALEDERVVCLLDVCLLGENRLEIVCPKVYRTADIITPV, encoded by the exons ATGGCGAAGCAAATCCCCCCTGAGCCTGGGTCCGGTTCCGGTACCGGATCCGGATCTGAGTTGTTCGGCGCTTTAGAGCAGCTCTGCGGCTCCAGGACGCTCCGCTTTTCCCCTCCCACCCCGCTGCGCGCCGCCGTGCTCGCTCTCGACCGCTATCTGGGTGACGCGCGCGCCGCTCCCGACGGCGACGGCTACAGCTACGACGTGACGATCACCGACGCGGAGTGGCGCGTGAAGTGCGTCCTGGCGCCGGGGCTGAACCGCCTGGTGCGCGTGAACGCGCTGCGGTGCGGCTCGTGCGTTCTGATCGCGCGCCTCTCTCTCGTGCACGATGAGACGCGGCTGCGGCGGAGCTGCGTGTGTATAGAGGAGGCGCGGTCCGGTTCGGCCGAGCCCGATATCCTGCAGTCGGTACGAGACCCGGAGGCGGTCCGGTGGTGGACGCACGAGGCCGTGGGTTCTGCGCCGCCGGCTCTCGGTGACGTCCCTCTGCAGAACGGCAGGAAGCATTATTTATCTCTGTGGAACAACGAGGACCCGCACGGGGCGGTGTGGCGCCCGCACGCTCCTCCGCCCGACGTGGCGATCGACG tGTCTAAGATTTCTCTCCTGGGAGATCTGGAGGCGTTCCTGGTCTCGTCCAGACGGCCGGTTCCTCTGCTGGTCCGCGTGCTGCACAAATCTCGTCTGAGATATTACGGCAAACCTGGACAAAACATCGACTTTCCCTTTCAG gcgtATTTCGAGGTGGCCGACCAGAGCGGCGTCATGTCCATGGTCCTGTGGAACGAGCTGTGTCCTGAGTGGTACCAGCGGCTGCCCGTGGGCTCCGTCCTCTACCTGCAGAACTACAGTCTGAAGCGCAGCTACCAGAAGCGCTCCCGGCCTCAGCTCGGCACGCTGCCGCTCTTCTTCTTTAGCTCCACGG AGATCTGCCTGAACCCCCGAAACCCATCGGCTGACATCACTGTGATTCCTCCTAAAAGCGTTCAGCCGCAGTGGAGCTTACCTGAGGTCACCTACAACTTCAttaccag ACAGGAAGTGGAGAGTCTGGCCAGTAACCAGGCGTGTGACGTCATCTGTCTGGTGACGTACGTCAGCCGCGTGGAGCGACTCAGGAACAGAGGAAACACAG tgcCGGAGAAGTTCTGGACGTACCGGTGGGTTCATGCAGTGGACGGAACCTCGGACTCTCCCTTCATCCTGGAGGTTTTTGCCTCGTCTCAGCCCGAGGTCTTTAACAGCATCTGTCCCA TGGCGTATCTGGTGTGTACCCACATGCGTGTGTGTCGGGGGGCGGGTCCAAGCTCAGGTTCGGGTTCTACTCTTTACCTGACCAGCAGCTCAGAGACTCAGCTCTTCATCACAG gCTGTCACAGGAAGCAGCCGTACGTGTCTGAGCCAAAGGTCAAAGCCTTCATCCAGTGGACGAAGACTCTGAAGGACAGCGCAGTACTGAGGAAGACCAGTGTGGGGGGGTATTACTGttacccccctcccccacccacCTTCACCCCAAACACCACCAGTGACAGCACGACTAATG atgaagGAGCGTCTCCATCCTTAATGGCAGTAGGGGACCTACGGAGGGAGCTGGGGATCCTACAGTATCGAGAACGCAAGAGAGTAGCAGTACAAGGCTACATCACTGCTGTGCAATACCACCGGTGGCCACCTGAGGCGCCAGACACCACGCCTCAGCACCAACACCAC GTGGAGGAGCATGACTCGATGGGCGTGGCCAGTGGCTCAGCCTCCTCCGTTAGCAGCGGAACACAGGGGAGCGCGACGTCCCAGAGCGATGCGAAGCGCAGGAGAGTCGAGCA agGAGTGCAGAAGCAGTACTGGACCAGAGCGAAACAGCAGCTAGAAAG ACAGGTCAAGGAGGCGGACCTTGGTGAGGACGAGGACGCCAGAAGACGGACTGATGAACAGGACAGTGAAGCTCTTTCCACGCCGTCGCCTCGGCCTACAG aaaGCAGCGAGACAGAAGGCGCCGTGGACACACAGCAACCTCCCGCTCGGCCCGCCGCGTCCTGGGAGAGCAGCGTCTGGCCGCTAGTTAAGCAGGACGTCACGGATCACGTCCGTCTCGGCCCTCTGGAGCGCGACAGCGTCTCGGAAAAATTCAGATTCGACGATCGAGACGTGGCCCTACGCAGGATCAACCTCAGCCCCGCCAAGTGGAGTCCGGAACAGCTACCGGACGCAGACTCAGACGCACACGTTCCTGTAAACTTCCCAGGATACCTCACTCTCACGTTACTGGGTATGAGAGACCCATCCTACGCCCGTTTCTTTTATCATTTCTATGGTGACAGACTGAGTGTCGTCTTCTGTCCCTCAGGGTTGAATCACCAGGCGGCGCTCGACATCTTCTTCCTACCCGTGTTTTGCGCCGAAGATCCGCGAGCGGTCGGGACGTCCCACTGTGTCCACGacaacacgctgacgtcatgcCTCTCCACAGGTCATGTCTGTGCGCAGGCCGACTTTTCACCAG